A region of Carettochelys insculpta isolate YL-2023 chromosome 9, ASM3395843v1, whole genome shotgun sequence DNA encodes the following proteins:
- the RGS21 gene encoding regulator of G-protein signaling 21 has translation MPVKCCFHRSTSRQTMERSESVDTLLANKDGLAAFKTFLKSEFSEENIDFWLACEDFKKTKSSAKIASKAQKIYSEFIQADAPREINIDFTTRDRITQNISEPTLKCFDDAQKLIYSLMAKDSFPRFLKSEMYKELVNKQQNGNQKRWLPFL, from the exons ATGTTGTTTCCACAGGTCAACCTCTAGGCAAACAATGGAACGGTCTGAGTCTGTGGATACACTGCTGGCAAATAAAG ATGGCTTGGCTGCCTTTAAAACATTCCTGAAGTCTGAGTTCAGTGAGGAGAACATTGACTTCTGGCTAGCCTGTGAGGACTTCAAGAAAACCAAGTCTTCTGCTAAAATTGCCTCAAAAGCCCAAAAGATTTATTCAGAATTTATCCAGGCTGATGCTCCAAGGGAG ATTAATATTGACTTCACTACCAGAGACCGCATCACACAGAACATCTCGGAACCAACTCTGAAATGTTTTGATGATGCTCAGAAACTGATCTACAGTCTCATGGCCAAGGACTCTTTCCCTAGGTTTCTAAAGTCAGAAATGTATAAGGAATTGGTAAATAAGCAACAGAATGGAAACCAGAAAAGATGGCTCCCATTTTTGTGA